One region of Chryseobacterium sp. C-71 genomic DNA includes:
- a CDS encoding lantibiotic dehydratase family protein has translation MPRFPYTFFSQFAVRVPTLPYKDFKEIFSKDTDDKKLELILRNRLFKESIYLASVDLYNQLEDYIKDKNQLGKALKNKLRIALIKYFNRMSTRCTPFGLFSGVGLGCFDQQYSFPDTSINLMKLRETNLDMHFLVFLSEQLLTISDIRYQILFYPNNSIYKVGKRIRYIEHENKDMKRDYFISTAPLSQELEKILENSKKGMTISQLADVITTTNITQEEAINYVNELIENRVLVSEMEPNVAGDDFLDSIILILDRIGEDDKKEILLSIKSKLALLDHNIDNSVIDYKEIEYLVKSLNIDYQQKYLFQTDLYFDNKFTLPIQLKKDVKQGISVLNKITLANLQNTALEKFKNAFYERFQNEEIPLAFALDTEIGICYREDIKLKGIHHYIEDLNLQSSSEKNGIQVKLNPIQILLNHKMQKVLQSTECIIKLTDEDLADFSERWDDLPDTLYFMTESISEGTENKVYINYGGGNAGRLLGRFCSEKSEVKSLFREILQKEDDLRPEKISAEIIHLPEARIGNILRRSNTKEYEIPYLAKSLLPDDKQIFIDDLTLSISNDRLILRSKLHNKEVIPSINNAHNYSSNSLPLYQFLCDFSSQNIRSGLYFDWGGLAKIYRFLPRVEYKNIILSKARWKIFPEEIKKFLSHLQNSDKYFILKEIEYWRNLNKIPQWVQWVQDDNTLAINLQNLDLVNLFFLSIKNEKEVIVEEFLCNEEQNFTSQFIFPLFKN, from the coding sequence TTTAAGAAACAGGCTTTTTAAGGAATCTATTTACTTGGCTTCCGTTGATTTGTATAATCAATTGGAGGATTACATCAAAGATAAAAATCAATTAGGTAAAGCGCTGAAAAATAAATTAAGAATTGCTTTAATCAAATATTTTAACCGAATGAGTACTCGATGTACGCCTTTCGGTTTGTTTTCTGGGGTCGGATTAGGGTGTTTTGATCAGCAATATTCATTTCCTGACACATCCATAAATTTAATGAAACTAAGAGAGACAAATCTGGACATGCATTTCTTAGTTTTTTTGTCAGAACAGTTATTGACAATTTCAGATATCAGATATCAAATTTTATTTTATCCTAATAACAGTATCTATAAAGTAGGTAAAAGGATACGCTATATTGAACATGAAAATAAGGATATGAAAAGAGATTATTTCATATCTACGGCACCGCTATCTCAAGAGTTAGAAAAAATTCTTGAAAATTCAAAAAAAGGTATGACCATTAGTCAATTGGCAGACGTAATTACTACAACCAATATTACCCAAGAAGAGGCAATAAATTATGTAAATGAGCTGATAGAAAATAGAGTCTTGGTAAGTGAGATGGAGCCAAATGTTGCAGGTGACGATTTTTTGGATAGTATTATTCTGATTTTAGATAGAATAGGAGAAGATGATAAAAAGGAAATTTTATTATCAATTAAAAGTAAGTTAGCTTTACTTGATCATAATATAGATAATTCTGTAATTGATTATAAGGAAATAGAATATCTGGTTAAAAGCCTTAATATTGACTACCAGCAAAAGTATTTGTTTCAGACAGACCTTTATTTTGATAATAAATTTACCCTGCCCATTCAATTGAAAAAAGATGTAAAGCAAGGAATTTCGGTTCTTAATAAAATCACTTTAGCTAATTTGCAAAATACAGCTTTGGAAAAGTTTAAAAATGCATTTTACGAAAGGTTTCAAAACGAAGAAATTCCGTTAGCATTTGCTTTAGATACCGAAATAGGTATTTGCTATAGAGAAGATATTAAACTTAAAGGGATTCATCACTACATAGAAGATTTGAACTTGCAATCTTCTAGTGAAAAAAATGGAATACAAGTCAAGTTAAATCCAATACAGATTCTTCTCAATCACAAAATGCAAAAAGTCTTGCAAAGTACAGAATGTATAATAAAACTTACAGACGAAGACTTGGCAGATTTTAGTGAACGGTGGGATGATTTACCGGATACATTGTATTTCATGACTGAATCAATATCAGAAGGTACCGAAAATAAAGTATATATTAATTACGGAGGGGGGAACGCAGGGCGTTTATTAGGCAGATTCTGTTCAGAGAAATCTGAAGTAAAGTCTTTGTTTCGTGAAATTTTGCAAAAAGAAGATGACTTGAGACCAGAAAAAATTTCAGCGGAAATCATACATCTACCGGAGGCTAGAATAGGAAATATTTTGAGGCGCTCTAATACCAAAGAATATGAAATTCCTTATTTAGCAAAATCACTTTTGCCGGATGATAAACAAATTTTTATTGACGATTTGACCTTGTCTATTAGTAATGACCGACTTATTTTACGTTCTAAGTTACATAATAAAGAAGTGATACCCTCTATCAATAACGCACATAATTATTCCTCCAACTCATTACCTCTCTATCAGTTTTTGTGTGACTTTAGTTCGCAAAATATCCGGTCTGGGTTGTATTTTGACTGGGGTGGACTTGCTAAGATTTATCGTTTCTTGCCGAGAGTAGAATACAAAAATATTATTCTTTCCAAAGCTAGATGGAAAATTTTCCCTGAAGAAATCAAGAAATTTTTATCTCATTTACAAAATTCGGATAAATATTTTATACTTAAAGAAATTGAATATTGGAGAAATCTTAATAAAATTCCTCAATGGGTTCAGTGGGTTCAAGATGATAACACGCTGGCTATTAATTTACAAAATTTAGATTTAGTTAATCTGTTTTTTTTATCTATCAAAAATGAAAAGGAAGTAATTGTTGAAGAATTTTTGTGTAACGAAGAACAGAACTTTACAAGTCAGTTTATATTTCCTTTATTTAAAAATTAA
- a CDS encoding thiopeptide-type bacteriocin biosynthesis protein, with translation MQIRKFSLKSEWLFFKIYCGVKMSDFLLNDVIHPLIYDLRKKNMIEKWFFIRYSDPRPHLRLRIQLKEVENYQKTFDMITAIFKEYIDSREIENIVLDSYERELERYGHNTTELAEVLFCNSSDLVLNFLDYDDEEKIIVSMFYIENFLEEIDLTKEQQSELINCSNLAFKKEFHADKSLNLQLKQKFSVFKSKYEEFKKSSEFTEVRTLIMGSITKSKATIGTAADFDSFFSFMISVFHMHLNRSFVSNQRVFEMIVYDYLQRCFMLNVSNEKKHKYDGKVLDISVLGY, from the coding sequence ATGCAGATTAGAAAATTTTCACTGAAAAGTGAATGGTTGTTCTTTAAAATTTATTGTGGTGTAAAGATGTCTGATTTTCTGCTGAATGATGTGATACATCCTTTAATATATGATTTAAGAAAAAAAAACATGATTGAGAAATGGTTTTTCATCCGTTACTCAGATCCAAGACCTCATTTAAGATTACGCATTCAGCTTAAAGAAGTGGAAAATTATCAAAAAACTTTTGATATGATAACTGCTATCTTCAAAGAGTATATTGATTCCCGAGAAATTGAAAATATTGTTTTAGACTCTTATGAGCGAGAACTTGAAAGATATGGTCATAATACCACAGAGTTGGCAGAAGTTTTATTCTGTAATAGTAGCGATTTGGTACTGAATTTTTTAGATTATGACGACGAAGAGAAAATTATCGTATCAATGTTTTATATCGAAAACTTCCTTGAGGAGATTGATTTGACTAAAGAACAGCAAAGTGAATTGATAAATTGTTCAAATTTAGCTTTTAAAAAAGAGTTTCATGCTGATAAAAGTTTGAACCTTCAGCTAAAGCAAAAGTTTTCAGTTTTTAAATCAAAATATGAAGAATTTAAAAAGTCTTCTGAATTTACAGAAGTAAGGACTTTAATAATGGGCAGCATTACGAAGAGTAAGGCAACTATTGGAACAGCTGCAGACTTTGATTCTTTCTTTTCCTTTATGATTAGTGTATTTCACATGCACCTTAACAGATCCTTTGTTTCTAATCAAAGAGTATTTGAGATGATCGTTTATGACTATTTGCAGAGATGTTTTATGTTAAATGTTAGTAATGAAAAAAAACATAAATATGATGGTAAAGTATTGGATATTAGTGTTCTGGGCTATTAA